The Sesamum indicum cultivar Zhongzhi No. 13 linkage group LG6, S_indicum_v1.0, whole genome shotgun sequence genomic interval ttgtgagaaaaataaacaCGGAGAAGTaaagtgagagagagaaagaaatgtGAAGTAGTAGGATGAGAGGGAAAAAATTGgggtgaatagtaatttatccccttgagatattaaaaatgagcacattacctccctatgaaaaaaatatagcaatttacctccctatactttttaaaatgaagcaatttacctccttatatagggaggtagattgcttcattttaaaaatcacaggggggtaaattgttgtattttaaaaaatatagagaggtaaatcactatttattttttcacaagggggtaatttgctcatttgcgatatcacaagggggttgcttgcattttttccgaaaaaattgtgatgatgagattattaaaaaaaacactgaaattattatttggatcaaaattttctttgaagGGAAGAAATGATTTAAAGAGTAAATTTGGCTGTTCAAAAATTGCtacgataattttttaattatagtatagattatccattatatctattaaaatattttaggattatttacagttaaattttttctaaaatataaatttattttttttaaagtaaattatacttatacccTGACAAGTTTTTGTTTACAGCTATGTTTTTTCGATTGGAATTTTGatggaaaatattaatatcaacaaaaaatttacataaattttaactttccCCCCTCATTCAACGTtctgtataatttattgacaaaaatactttaataatatttttttacttataagaggttaaatataatatatataaagtcaaatgaatgtaattatcataaaatattatttctgaaTTATTAGCgtggaataaaaaatagttgttGATTAATAGAAAAACTGACCATATGGATATTAAAAGGTCTACGtatattgtttgttttatttatttattcttttatagaAGCAGTAATTACACGATAACATTATCAACATCTTACTATACTGAATAATACatcgattcaatcaatatatcaatataacaaagaataataaaataaattacaatgagctcATTTGAATGAGAATAGAATCTTCTTTATAGTGttttccctttgaaattcaaaaccataaacatcaagaaaatataattaagggGAAATTACATTGATACTCTTTCAGTTTAGGTCAaaacatacaaatattttttatcttttataaaattacagccACACCCTATGaggttatagttgtaattataactacttatttatttaaaggcAAAGTTTATACAAATAccccataaaaaattatactaacaCCCCTCGGGgagtgtacttgtaattttataaaagatggAGAGTGTTTGTGTGATTTAACCTAACCTCAGGAACAGTAGCGAGGCTAGAAATTTGGTTTAGCcctatcaaattttgattgtaaataaaaatcttcaattcacaaaaaaataaattattataataatttttataaattaaataaatacaataatataagtaaaattgaTTCTTACGAATTATTATTCCGACAATGAGTGGCAAGTTGAAATTTACAAGCAAGAGGAATTTTGATAAGAAATACAACTTGATTTTGAGAATATCACAAGATAGTAAAATGTTTTCTTCTTGACTGAGTGGAAATCATGCGGTTCTAATTGATATAGAAGAGACTACATGTGAGGATGtcgaaaaaattaattttcaaacaagttaatgcaaattttgattattatttttattaataggcAAGCCAAGTTCATACCTAAGACTTGATAGGCTAATAGACCTACGCCGCCAGACCTTGTCGGCCACTAGGGCTCGACGGGGCTTTTCTTCGTCCCTGCTCAgggtattaatataatttacttttattttttatttaaattagagttATTTTGAgatgcatttattttttgtgcatatatatatagtctatattttatatatgactGAGCtagatttcaaaattttaatattacttaTCCACATGGCAAAATGTCATAATGACTTgtttactaataataatattatagatttgtttaatttaacatataaaaatttattcagtACTATTGGTTTAATttcatagaaattaaaatttgaacaaaagaGGTTTCAATCTTATCATTCCACCAACACATCATTcatcttaaattatttgagattaataattaatattcataaattaataatctactAATATGTAGTATTTTATTCACCATTTGACAcagtaatatattaatatatatttatatatgataataatattaaatgatattagtttaattgaaaaaaattaaatgaaaatatgctttctattccttttctttttttaatggcATAGACTAAGTTAAAAATAGATAAGACTCATGCCAAACTCCCTGTCTAAATACAGACAAATTtactgaaaaacaaaaaaagagtgGCATCTCATAATTGAGTCatggataaatattaatttagtgaCCATAGTTCATATAGGGGCTCGTGAGGTTGGCGTTATTATGTAtgatagataattatattgcgcataaaaatatatttttaaatgtgtCCAAGCgatccaaaaataagaaagaaacgaGATGTTTGTAACATCCTAGAAGGCCGAAGAGCACTTGATAGGCGACATTGTCGAGGCGTCcccaagaaaacaaattggcAGGCGGCCTTGGGGGGCGTCCCCCAGAAAACAAACTAGTAAAGGGAGGAGGCTGAAGGCATCCCCTATTCGGACCATGATCAAAGCCTGACAAATATTCGGTCTAAAAGACCCACACATGTAGCAGCACACTCTCCCACGTGGCATCATACTCTCCTATGTGACATTTCATGAACCTTGAGGTCAGCTTCTATATTGGACCACATCAGCCCTAAGAAGACCCCCCTGGCAACTAGGACAGTTAAGGAGAAGGAGACGCCCCCCAAAACCTAGGGCTCTTAACCCTAAACGGACTCCCTACAGAATAGGAGTCCTCACATGTAAGGAGTCATCTCCAAAGGCGTGTTGTGAGCTAATCAATTGAAGATAAGACTAAGTCAAGTCTCGTCCACACGTATTTTGACCATTTCTTCTAAGGATAAAGGAGGTGTGCAGAGTCCCAATAAAAGGGGGGCACGCCCTCTATGTATATAGGTTTAGTCCCTCTACAGGGACACCCTCCAGAATGAAAAATCACTTTCTATTCTTACTTTAGCATTCAAATTGTACTCTGATCACAATTTTTCCTACGAATTTCTTCTCGATTTCTCATTACGATTTATTagtacaattatttattcctaaatCGAAACTAACCTGGGCACCAGAGTGCTAACACCTTTTTTGCATGTTCCCCCTCTCAGGATTTGGATTCGTTTCGATCCAAACTTTAAGTATAGTTCATATTCATTGGACCCATGCGTTTTTTGACGCATCAATAATATTAGAGTTGAGCattaatattgaattcaattttatcaagaGATGGAATAGACTATCACATTGATTATTTTCCTTACCATAaacttctcttttcttttataataatttaataataaaatatattaaaaaaattacttcattttttgggtagctctccaaaaatatttgagttttgattagtattaaatttcaaaaaatagaactttcgtcatacttttataatttttttaaaaaaattaaacactcgctctcttattattattattgaatgcCCTATTATGAACTTTTGCCTTATATGAATgtggagaaaaaaagaagtattctataagaatttttatttaaaaaattgtatttcaataaatacactaattatttataaactacaatattaaataaaaataagtcaaaaaaTGACATCCTTAgcagtatttttttatttaattattttttataattctttcagccaaatatcatattatattatcatataaaatatcacaCCATACTATACGTCAagctaaataatatataatagatgatgaaattaattattattccatGTCATACCACCCAATTTATCACACTAATCAAACAAGGTCATAACATATTGATAAATACACTATGGTGTTGGTATGTCAAAAatcaagttattattttaaaaataaatataaataatatataaatggtAGTCCcacaaaaaagttattaatggATGTAAAGACATTGAATGTCAGTgagactttttttttaatactattcttgatattttccttgttttaataattacaaggcCCATAATCGTTTTCATCACGTGTTATGCAATAATTTGGCCGTATGAAACTAAGATGgacaaagataaattatattgtcattctttaaaattaaacctaattaaataaatatcttgtattttttataaaatgataaataaatttattaaggcTATAATTAtagggataaattattttttgtcatttaaattatgcctgtttttatattttgtcatataactttttttaatatcaaattaccaATCttaactttgtgaaatttgtacTTTGTCATATGTGATAGTATTTTTGTCGAtttttttgattgaaaaaaatatcacatgcaaAAAAACATCATGTCATGATGCCCTTAAAGATCACATTGCACTGTatgtcatgtttttttttttttgtagaagaatcaacaaaaaaacaatcaaatatggtgatgtgcataaaaataggttAGCCCAAAGAGGCCCAAAtgatccaaaaagaagaaagaagcgACATGCACGTAACATCTTAAGAGGCCCAAGAGGATCTGGTAAGCGTCCTTGGCAGGTACCCCCAGAAAATAGACAGGCGGGTGGTCTTGACAGGTGCTCCCTAGAAAACACACAGGCGGGCGGACATGGCAGGTGCCCCCTAGAAAGCAGACAGACAGGCGGCCTTGGCGGGTGCCCTCTAAAAAACAAAGGAAGTAGATTGAAGgcatttcccttttatttggCCCATGAAAAGATCTAAAGCTTGGCCAAGCCCACCAATCTATGATGAGGATGACTCGTTGAAAATTACCATGCTCAGCCCAAGAGGGAAGCCCAGTACACTAAGATCGGCCCAATAAAGAGGCCTACCTTCCAAGCCCAGCCCTAGGGGAAGGGATACGCTCTCAAGAAGTTGGAATCCTTGACCTAGAAGGAGTCCTTGCAGAAATATGAGTCCTCCTCCAATCGAAGACGTGCTGCTTAAGTCAAGGAGGAGATAAAATCGTGTCTTATCCCAAGATTTTCGCCTTCATTCTCAGAAATGCAGGTCAGAAAGTTCCTACGAGGAGAGGCTctttctctataaatacatgCAACATCCCTCAACACAGATACCTGCATCCCTCCAACAGACAGACCTTCAAGAAGCTGGAAACTGTCTTTGTTTTACTCATGCTTTTGCCTTATTTTACTCAcgaaatctttatttttatttcaatttctcatttcaaCACCCCTCAACAGTGACGCCTTCTTCAGTCTACCAAGAAGGACACCTTCCGTCTCTAGAATCCAAAAAATCACTCTCTATTCTTTCTTTAGCATTCTAGTTGGacttttagtatatttttttctcacaaAATTGCTTACTCTATCACGATTTCtcattctattttatttttatgattatttttctcctaaatTCGATACTAACGTGGGTGTCGGAGTGCTAACACCTTTTTTGCAGGTTATCCCTTAAGAATTGGCGTTTGTTTCCATCAAGCTTTGAGCATAGTCCATATCAGTTGAACCGGTGCATTTTTTGAATGCATTGTTGGCACCGTTTGTGGGAAATGAGATAAATGGAAGGAGTCCACACCTCCTTTGAGGACTCCCCAAAAAGGACGGCCCCCTCACATTAGAGGACCTCCTACGACTGATTACTACCTCTGTTCAAGGCCCAACTTCAGCCGCTCCACCATCATTATTGTTTAGTTCTAATGTTCcactaatttgatttttaatctgCAAGACGGCTCTTAGAAGAGCAAGAGGGAATTCTTCTAAGAATAATCCCTGCCCTGAGTCAGGCATCCCCCTTAAAAAAATCCTGCACCAAGGGGGCATCCCCTCAGCAAATAAATCTTTACATACCTGTTTTCCTCAaggagtattttttattttaataattttgcagATTTATTTTACCCCCTTTAATGTGTTAATATATGTTTGCTTGTAGGGATTTCATGAAGAAGACATCCCTATCATAAAAAACCCTATCTTCCACACAAGTACAAAAGCCATGTCTTCCACACAGGTACAAATGCCCTCCTCCATGGAAGCTCCCCAAGTCCTCCTTCAGGCAGGCACTTAGGTCCTTCTTTGGGGGGACTTGTAAGCTCTGTCCCGTGCAGGCACCTAAGCCGTCCTCTGCAGAGGCATCTAAAGCTTGCTTCCAGCTGACACCTTATTTTTCCTCCAGTGAGGTTCCTAAGTCTTACTCCAAGAAGGGTCCCCTCTCAAATAAACCCTCCTTTGAGGAGGCACAATAACTTTGCTTCGGGCAAGATCTATTcgtaatatatacatacttttgttatttaataatctcttgtagaaaaataaagtccTACATCAAAGTAGGTACAAAAGTTACCCATTAAGCCCTTATCCTTGAAGGCACCCTCCTAAAAGGTCATGCTCCATACAGGCATGAAGTAAGTTCTTTTTATTCTAGGTATGCTTATGCTATTCTTGGTAGGAGTtcgaaacaaaaaaaaaaaaagaaggagaaaagaaaagttcatTCTTTGGACTCCATATCTGAAGATTTCTACTCTAATAAGTGTTGAAATCTCCACTTATTAGAGTGCGGGGCtattgatgtgcataaaaataggttGGCCCAAAGAGACCCAAAcgatccaaaaagaagaaagaaatgagaggCACGTAACATCTCAAGAGACCTAAGAGGATCTGGCAAGTGTCCTTGGCGAGTGGGCCCCCAAAAAACAGACAAGTGGACGATCTTGGTAGGTGCCCATTAGAAAACAGATAGGCGGGCGGCCTTGGCAAGTGCCCCATAGAAAGCAGACAGGCGAGCGACCTTGGCGGGTGCTTCCAGAAAATAGATTGGCAAATGAAGGAGGTTGAAAGCGTCCTCTTCTTACTTGGCCCATGAAGAGATCTAAAGCCCAAACCAGACAGTTTGTTGGTATCTATGGTGTTGGTTCTTCTTCACAAcgattttcttttcctctccatttcttaaaaggaaaaagaaatcatcgctgatgtaaagaaaaaaaattaaaagttaggTGCAACACCAAGAATGGAAAATGtctataaaaatcaaaatttaaacgCAACAcagaaataatatatgatcaCCAGCACACTTGAACCATAATTACATCACTTATCTATGGGAAAGAACTCTACATCTTTCTTGCCTCAGGCAAAGAAAACAGTCGAAATATTTTGTTGCAAGGGAATCCAACTTTGAGCAAAGAATTAAGCCATGGAAATGAAGAATGGAGCTTTatgtaaattcaaaaattggtaGATTGACAAGACATTCCATTTTATCTTACAGTGGGgtaataaagtaatttaataacATTATCTATCAATTTGTCCAAATCTCTCATAAACACAAATGAGTAACTGTCATACATATAATCATTTACTTGaaccattaaatatataaaatgttataaaattaagtgCTTATGAccttatgttttttatttttatagaaacttgCAATACCCtaaattgtttgattttacATTTCTCAAGGTAGCATTTCTGAATTTTAGATTTTGTTTCCAAATTAGTTTATTGACCacttttggatgaaaaatatggcCATGATTTGaagtttctttttgttaatttagtcccaaaattataaaaaaagtatcaaattGGTCCTCATATTTTGTGGAAAAAAGTAGTGTAATTTCCCAcagaaaatatatgtttattcaAGGTATGCTCTTCTTGATGGCTAACAACATATTAAGAGaatttaaagtgaaaaaaatgactgttgttttcaaatttatcctttttatttttctaattaatatggCAACAATATTTTGTGAAGGTTTAGAAGAAagtaatttatacatttttcaaaaatatttttgtgccAAATTAGTTGTAGGAGCcaataaaaaatctcaaaattaaatataaacccTAAAACAACAATTAAAGAACAAccctaaattaattagtttatatgtttaatattttggaaacccatttaatataaaattccaaattaaattaaaatatggttTTGATgcccaaaaacaaaagaaatgatttTCCATAATTTAGGTAGAAAGAGAGcaactcattaattaaattaattgaaatgaGAATTGAAGGCTCCACTGTTCTCCCTTCTAACGGCTAGTAAGGTTTACACAAACCCATAAAGCTGAACCAGAAACCCGATCAGAACCATCCATTCTCAGTAATCCAACGGATCCTATTCAAAGATGGAGAATATGACCGTTGACGCCTAAGAGGCGTCCCTCCACTTCGCCCACATTTTATATACCACGCCGTTTAATGTGCGTCTCCTCTTCATCACTATTTCTGACAAGAACGACCAGAAAAGGTACAGAAAAAGATAATCttggagagagaaagagggaaTTCTAGACAGAGAGAAGGGAGGGGCTGTTTGTGAATTGTGGCGATAGAAAACCCATAAGAAAGGAGAGGCGAACAGCGGTGATCTCCTGGTGTTTCTGTCGTCTTTCTTGGAGGGGTTCCCCAAATCGACGACCAAGAAGAAGGGTTGGAGAAAGAAGAGGAATCAGGTTCAGTGATGGCTTCTAGAGCTGTAGTTCCGGAGCAAGTTAGAGGTAGAACTGAGAATTAATGCTTATCTttgaatgatatattttatttcaatattttctttgttggtGTAAACTTTTTGGGCTCTCTGATCcattttttgttagaatttaaGGGTGTTTCAGTGTGATTCTTGAAGGAATTCTAGtggggtttctttttctttacaGTGCAAAGACTATCTTGCGGGTTGctgaattttgtttgtttattccATTGCTATTCGTCTATTACTATCTATTGATGGTGAGAGCAGCTCTGTCTCATTTCTTGTTTTGAACTTTGGCTAAGATGAAATACTTCTTTATGACATGGAAAGCTTTTGATCCTACAAAATTCTTGCTCgtttaaacataaaaacagTTGTCGATAAGTAGTTCTTTTTGTTTGCGGGGCTATTATTTTTGCCTCCCTCTTCCTTTGGGGGGAAAGAAAAGCAGAATGATTTTACTAACTGGGCTGCTGTAATTTGTGTGAAGAAAGAGCTCTAAAGAtgatatttacatattattgTAAAGAAATTATCTGAATAGtgtagaaatattttctcgaggcctcttcattttgttttgttcCGTAACATGCTTATATTCTGTTCATCAGGTTTGATCAATGCTTAAAAGTTCATAGGTTCAGCTTTCTTTCCATGTATTTCGCCGAGATTTAAATTGAGGTTTATGCATGAATTTCCTGTAATAGTTCATGATCCGTTGATATTAATTCGTACCAGGCATTTCGTTAATTATTCTTGGATTTGCTGCGTATATACTTGTTTTGTGATCCTTACATAAGAACAGAGTTCTAGACTTTTGTTTGGGCTATCAACATTCCcttttcttgataattttcttctccTGGGGATAGACTAGAATTGTTGACTTCCTGGATTCCTCTGTGTTCTGATCTGAATTATTACAAGATACAATGTTTAGTTTCATTTGATGCATAATTACACCTTGGGACTTCTGTTTCTTGGATTTGCTTTGGTGTTATCCCTCTCTTGATATTGATTTATTCTCTTACGAGGGACATTTTAACTTGAATTCTTGACAACTTGTCCCAGTTTTATCAGCAAAGTTATGATTAGTCTTCTTGTATTTGATCAGTTGGAGGAGGGAAGCAAAAGAACGGTCACGCCGAAGGCAGAAATAGGCGAGTTCTCGGAGATATTGGGAACTTCGTAACTGCACCAGCTGTTGAGGGGAAGCCTCAGATCGCCCGCCCCATAACAAGGTTTTCACTtctctacacacacacacatgtgtgtgtgtttgtgtgttcttgttttgtttaaagaaaaaagtaacaaAGAATTTACCATCATTTCTGATTTCAGGAGTTTTGGCGCACAATTGCTGGCAAATGCACAAGcagcaaaagagaaaaacaacagcaaggttaaagaaaaaaaatagaaaggacTCCAATTGATCGGAGCTTCTCAAcgttgtttttttaattttcttgagtaTTGGTGAGataacaaaattttgcaataacTATGCAGAAACCACTGGCAGAAAATGTTAATGATTTGGCCGGAAAAGATGGTGCTGTGAAACCCGCCGTGCCTCATAAGAAGGAATCCTTGAAGCCGAAGAAGGAGGCTGTAATTGTAATCAGTCCGGACGAAGATGAAAGCTGCAAGAGTGGACGGAAACTAAGAGAAGGATCATCAAAAAAGCCCAACAAAACTCTCACCTCTGTCCTCACTGCACGAAGCAAGGTTTCGATACCTTCTTTGTCTTACtacaatataaattcaagaacaatattcgatttatatattttactgtAGTTGTttgaatgttaattttttccaattttctcAGGCTGCTTGTGGAGTTACCAAGAAACCAAAGGATCTAATAGTAGACATCGATGCAGCAGATGTTGATAATGAATTGTCAGCCGTGGAGTATGTTGAGGATATCTACAATTTCTATAAGCTAACAGAGGTCTGCGGGCTCACTAGCCACTCTAATTGTGCTTGTTTACTCTGATCATGTAGGCGTCTGATGTATTTTCATTCTCCTTGTTCAGGGCGATGGGCGAGTGCACGATTACATAGACGCGCAGCCGGAAATGAACTCAAAAATGAGAGCCATTCTCGTCGACTGGCTGATTGAAGTCCACAAGAAGTTTGAACTGATGCCTGAGAGTCTCTACCTTACAGTTAATATAGTGGATCGGTTCCTTTCGGTGAAAACTGTTCCAAGAAGGGAACTTCAATTGGTAGGGATTAGCTCGATGCTAATCGCTTGCAAATATGAAGAGATATGGGCGCCGGAGGTATATATGATGTTAAATATTTGCTCGATCAAATGTGAAATAGGCTCGTGTTTGCAAATAAAGTTAACCAAGTTTTCGATCTTTATCAGGTCAACGACTTCATAGCTATATCGGACAATGCTTATGTCAGAGAGCAAGTGCTTCTCATGGAGAAAGCAATTCTTGGGAAACTAGAGTGGTATCTAACAGTTCCAACTCCATACGTCTTTCTCGTACGATACATTAAAGCTTCTCTTCCATCTGATAAAGAGGTATTTTATGGTTGTTGCAATGTAATTTCCAGTTGAAGTAGCTGAATGTGAGTGgcttattcatttatttgtcgACGATGCAGATGGAGAACATGACATTTTTCTTTGCTGAACTTGGTTTGATGAACTACTCTGCCGTCATACCGTATTGTCCCTCCATGCTTGCTGCTTCTGCTGTATACGCTGCACGTTGCACTCTTAACCGGATTCCCCTATGGACTGAAACTCTGAATCACCACACCGGCTACTCTGAGGATCAGCTGATGTACGTAAATTGATCCAAATAACTATAGACACTACACACCCCTTAAGTTATTACAAGAGAAGAATCCCTCGATTTAGGAAAATCAATTACTGCAACTAAATTTTTCAGGAACGtcggtgtaattattccttattaCATATTTGTTACAGTTTATATACTAAAACTCTTGTCTGTATTGATGTAACAGGGAGTGTGCAAGGCTTTTGGTGAGCTTCCACTCCGGTGCTGGAGAAAACAAGCTGAAAGCAGTTTTGAGAAAATACTCAAACCCGGAAAGGGGTGCTGTTGCTTTGTTTCCACCAGCAAGAAGCCTTCTCCCAATCTGCTGCTGATGTTGCGAAGACAACAAAAGGTGTGTCCGCGTCCCCTTTGAGTTGTTTCAGACGGGCGCTATGTATTGTTCAGACAAGACAAATGACATATAGTATCAGTTTGAGATTATAATTAGGCTGTCAATGATCTCTTTCTGCTATCAGGCCAACTTACTTATGTTGggtttttgtgtattttccGAGGATTGAATTGTCAAGAAAGTTTGGTAGAAATGCATTTTGATTTGTTCATAATTCCTTTGTTTAAAGCCACATTTGGAAATTCAAAGTCCCTTTcacaaatacaatttttgaTACGGCTGTGTTTGGATTGAAGGATTGgaataaaaacttttaaattcaTAGTAACAAATATTATGGTCTTGTAACTTGTACTTTGGACTATATTTTGTGTTATCGtaataaatttctaaaattctttaatatgaagttatttgaaatattttttttaaaaaatatttgttcgaatctatttttttttttatttaagtgttTTTTGAGAAGTTAGTAACATGTTTGGTGAAAAGcaactgattttttttcactttctaaaATGCAGTTTTATTACAAGTTCATTTAATGATATCACTAAacattgaaataaatttgaacaaatgCATCAGCATTCAGCAACTACATATCTTAATCATAGTGAGTCAAAGTCTATATAGATAAGGTAGTTTAATTGggataatttcacttttagtACTCTaacatattcatattttatttttggcaccataagttttcaaattaaaataaatgatttatgtaaaaaatagagatagtgtgtatgaaCGAGTGTATGTATAATCAACGATAAGAATGATATAATTCCTCGGCTCGAAAAAGCTCTCCTCGTCCTTGTCCTCGTCGCCCCCAATCCAATTAATCGCCTCTCTTCTTCCCCACCAATAATTCCGACCACCATACAAATTTTACAACCAAATTTGGACCAAAAACCCTAACCAactttccctctctctctctctctctctaaaaccCAATTccctcattttcttctttaccTCTCTCCAATTCCAATGCGTTTCCCCTGATATCAGAGAAGAAGAATATTACGAAAATCTGGGCCTCGGAAAATGTCAGAAACACCCGAAAAGAATCCGAGCCAGAATCCGTTGATTTCCCCTACGAGCTCCCGCTCCGTAACCGAGACGATAAACGGCTCGCACCGCTTCGTGATCCAGGGATACTCTCTGGCCAAAGGCATGGGCGTTGGCAAACACATAGCCAGCGATGAGTTTACCGTTGGAGGCTATAAATGGGCGATTTACTTTTACCCCGACGGTAAGAATCCTGAGGATAATTCCACTTACGTATCGGTTTTCATTGCGTTGGCGAGCGAGGGCACCGACGTCAGGGCGTTGTTTGAGTT includes:
- the LOC105163744 gene encoding G2/mitotic-specific cyclin S13-7 is translated as MASRAVVPEQVRVGGGKQKNGHAEGRNRRVLGDIGNFVTAPAVEGKPQIARPITRSFGAQLLANAQAAKEKNNSKKPLAENVNDLAGKDGAVKPAVPHKKESLKPKKEAVIVISPDEDESCKSGRKLREGSSKKPNKTLTSVLTARSKAACGVTKKPKDLIVDIDAADVDNELSAVEYVEDIYNFYKLTEGDGRVHDYIDAQPEMNSKMRAILVDWLIEVHKKFELMPESLYLTVNIVDRFLSVKTVPRRELQLVGISSMLIACKYEEIWAPEVNDFIAISDNAYVREQVLLMEKAILGKLEWYLTVPTPYVFLVRYIKASLPSDKEMENMTFFFAELGLMNYSAVIPYCPSMLAASAVYAARCTLNRIPLWTETLNHHTGYSEDQLMECARLLVSFHSGAGENKLKAVLRKYSNPERGAVALFPPARSLLPICC